A genomic segment from Saprospiraceae bacterium encodes:
- a CDS encoding DUF3863 domain-containing protein, translating to MTDINTFLVSLKKILLGVFTLLFFNACLNSNGKLEAAGKGKKQVESPGLELKGNRFFTFNTVVRVNQIETSRHETHGEDESGIHSPAEARAFREAVEEGWPGARMTWAFSWLALQDERPNYRDLRKLVVSYHHQFGDEITFIPGGYFANMYNTREQVNRDLHDGLQMVSEMVGGGYRPQSVIAGFLSAENLRFLAEEEGIHVCQGNIWSQYAVDNGDGEGSMSYPYYPSQEHFCKPAQGIEDFIDCVNLDGWTVDFLNARFPGARIIDGVRCGSRQGVGPIETVIRLGTDQGTKSMLATTAAHFDKGFELNDFAWVTCNWEMSLVEARKIYGYQGRNGLDGLVIWFQEMRKRWPDTKFITQGEFGLLWRQQFKNNDHLDYRFVQRGSGICGSDPEKEIRWFMNKDFRLALLRDWTSNSPEQLIDFTRYDLQVQEPTDPAPGGTIRNWSLMNRINQKGVRPQDQPINIEQLTPEELELIGRRYPQLIQNRH from the coding sequence ATGACTGATATAAATACTTTTTTGGTATCATTGAAAAAAATATTGTTGGGTGTTTTTACCCTGCTTTTTTTTAACGCCTGCCTTAACTCAAACGGCAAACTGGAAGCAGCCGGAAAGGGAAAAAAACAAGTAGAAAGTCCAGGTCTTGAACTAAAGGGCAATCGTTTTTTTACGTTCAACACCGTTGTGCGCGTCAACCAGATTGAAACCTCCCGCCATGAAACGCATGGAGAAGATGAGTCCGGCATTCACTCACCGGCAGAAGCCCGTGCTTTTCGCGAAGCAGTGGAAGAAGGATGGCCAGGTGCGCGCATGACCTGGGCTTTCAGTTGGCTTGCTCTGCAAGATGAACGGCCCAACTACCGCGATCTAAGGAAACTGGTGGTATCCTATCATCATCAATTTGGAGACGAGATCACCTTTATTCCGGGTGGCTATTTTGCCAATATGTATAACACCAGAGAGCAGGTCAATCGCGACTTGCACGATGGTCTACAAATGGTATCTGAGATGGTTGGTGGAGGGTACCGTCCACAAAGTGTCATTGCCGGTTTTCTCTCCGCAGAAAACCTGCGTTTTTTAGCAGAAGAAGAAGGAATTCACGTTTGTCAGGGTAATATCTGGAGCCAATATGCGGTCGACAATGGCGACGGCGAGGGCTCTATGTCCTATCCCTATTACCCCTCACAGGAGCATTTCTGCAAACCGGCCCAAGGGATAGAGGACTTTATCGATTGTGTCAATCTGGATGGCTGGACCGTAGATTTCCTGAATGCACGGTTTCCAGGCGCCAGAATCATTGACGGCGTTCGTTGTGGCAGCCGACAAGGGGTCGGCCCCATTGAAACCGTCATCAGATTAGGAACCGACCAGGGAACCAAATCAATGCTGGCTACCACCGCCGCCCATTTCGACAAAGGATTTGAACTCAATGATTTTGCCTGGGTAACCTGCAACTGGGAGATGTCCCTGGTAGAAGCTCGGAAAATTTATGGCTATCAGGGACGAAATGGCCTGGATGGTCTAGTCATATGGTTCCAGGAAATGCGCAAACGATGGCCAGACACGAAATTCATCACCCAGGGAGAATTTGGCCTGCTCTGGCGCCAGCAATTCAAAAACAATGACCATCTCGACTATCGTTTCGTTCAGCGCGGTTCAGGCATTTGCGGATCGGACCCTGAGAAGGAAATTCGCTGGTTTATGAATAAGGATTTTCGATTGGCACTCTTAAGAGATTGGACATCCAATTCCCCCGAACAGTTGATTGATTTTACCCGTTACGACCTCCAAGTCCAGGAGCCTACTGATCCAGCGCCAGGAGGGACCATACGCAATTGGAGTTTGATGAACCGGATCAACCAGAAGGGCGTCCGTCCGCAGGATCAACCGATTAACATTGAACAGTTAACCCCGGAGGAACTTGAACTCATCGGGCGGCGGTACCCGCAGTTAATTCAAAACAGGCATTGA
- a CDS encoding sulfatase-like hydrolase/transferase yields MKRYPPLLLRLLVGLPLLVQLWSCNQQREQKPNIIIIYTDDQGTLDAGCYGANDLYTPNIDRLARSGVRFTQAYAHTVCCPSRAALLTGRHPQRSGINDWTQNDAHAKEKGLNMPLSEVTIAEVLKERGYRTGLFGKWHLGGAIEYGPLEQGFDTFYGFRGGFIDNYVHYFLHGKGFHDLWHNKEEIFERNQYFPALMTEKAIQFMDENKRQPFFLYLAFNLPHYPEQPDSSFIPHTTGLDEPRKSYAAVVSTVDDKIGQILNKLEELKIRHNTIVFFMSDNGHSTEETMIRVDDHLSGLPKGTNYCANAGGGYTGKWRGAKSSFLEGGIRVPAIISYPGHFPENETRDQIITCMDFFPTICELTGGKMPDSIIDGHNLLPLIATKNAPSNYEILYFQWRDQWAVREGKWKLIVKGRDTTGKFTPHTQKEEKMESPYLANLETAYPEEQNYAAEYPEIVERLTKLYIDWASDVNK; encoded by the coding sequence ATGAAACGATATCCGCCCTTACTTTTACGCTTATTGGTTGGACTGCCTTTGCTGGTTCAATTATGGTCATGCAATCAGCAGAGAGAACAAAAACCAAATATTATCATCATCTACACCGATGATCAGGGAACACTTGACGCCGGTTGTTACGGAGCCAATGATCTCTACACGCCGAATATTGACCGGCTGGCCAGATCGGGCGTCCGGTTCACACAGGCGTATGCACATACGGTTTGTTGTCCGAGCAGGGCTGCGCTGCTGACGGGAAGACATCCCCAGCGATCAGGGATCAATGACTGGACACAAAATGATGCACACGCTAAAGAGAAGGGCCTCAACATGCCGCTTAGTGAAGTGACCATTGCCGAGGTATTGAAGGAACGCGGCTATCGTACAGGTCTTTTTGGAAAATGGCACCTGGGGGGGGCGATCGAGTACGGCCCGCTGGAGCAGGGATTTGATACCTTTTACGGGTTTAGAGGTGGTTTCATTGACAACTATGTGCATTATTTTCTACACGGGAAGGGGTTTCATGATCTCTGGCACAACAAGGAAGAGATTTTTGAGCGAAACCAATATTTCCCCGCGCTAATGACAGAAAAAGCCATTCAATTCATGGATGAAAACAAGCGTCAACCATTCTTTCTCTATTTGGCCTTCAATCTTCCTCATTACCCTGAGCAGCCCGATTCTTCATTTATTCCGCATACCACAGGTCTTGATGAGCCGCGAAAATCATATGCCGCCGTTGTCTCAACGGTGGATGATAAGATAGGTCAAATTCTCAACAAACTCGAGGAGCTTAAAATCCGCCACAATACCATCGTATTCTTCATGAGTGATAATGGCCATTCTACGGAGGAAACTATGATCAGGGTCGATGACCACCTGAGCGGCCTGCCCAAAGGGACCAACTATTGTGCCAATGCAGGCGGAGGGTATACCGGAAAATGGAGAGGAGCAAAATCCAGTTTTCTCGAAGGAGGTATTCGCGTACCAGCTATCATCAGTTATCCGGGCCACTTCCCAGAGAACGAGACCAGGGATCAGATCATTACCTGTATGGATTTTTTTCCCACCATCTGCGAGCTTACTGGCGGTAAAATGCCGGATAGCATCATTGATGGACATAACCTGCTTCCCCTGATAGCGACAAAAAACGCACCCTCCAATTATGAGATTCTGTATTTCCAATGGAGAGACCAATGGGCCGTAAGAGAGGGGAAATGGAAGCTGATCGTGAAAGGCCGGGACACCACAGGTAAATTTACCCCCCATACCCAAAAGGAAGAAAAGATGGAATCTCCTTATCTGGCTAACCTGGAAACAGCATATCCCGAGGAGCAAAACTATGCAGCCGAATATCCTGAAATCGTTGAAAGGCTCACTAAGTTATACATTGATTGGGCCTCCGATGTAAATAAATAA
- a CDS encoding glycosyl hydrolase, protein MKSNLLLKWTRLSILIASGIFLLVQCDNQTAAPMILEQEFLHPPAESRPLALWPWLNGFVDTTQLVYELEEMKNKGMRGAVIWDIGALADPDKMIPEGPAFLGDQSLEYISLALKTAGRLGLDLGMVASSSWNAGGPWVEQGDASMQLLSSSQIIEGPSRERIEIKKPESSLGKVYRYALITSMAIPYSESKVIGNTGQVIPLDELTIQDKFIEWKVPEGKWEILSFFMSNTGQNLVVPSPNSDGLIIDHLSQKATQSHFDSMLARLEKVSTPDNHMKFLMLDSYEVWPMKDWSPLLLDEFLARYEYDPRPFVPLLLGYSSKDSVMDERFQADYSRLVSDMMVENHFGQSVKIADQYGIEMLTEAGHGGYPRVDPLKALGHSHIPMGEFWNRRWFWVTKEAASAAHIYGKKLVAAESLTGWNHWQHGPADFKQLIDIAFCQGLNQVVFHTFAHNPGMAGKPGFVYHAGEHINVNTTWWDMARPFMDYISRCSYLLRQGNFLADACLYYGDQAPNLVPPKRIDPNITPRYSGEHQCLHCGKPKPVDPGETAGYDYDYMNADIITTAMQVEDGRLVLPSGQSYRVMLLPDRVDISLEVIKRLEKLVYDGAVIVGPKPERSTSLKNYPDCDVEVKSIADKLWGKADGKTVFSNSYGKGTVYWGKSLKQVLEALNIRPDFEVEGINNTDHHIDYIHRRTEMEEIYFVSNSSQVQERVTCTFRVNPNWIPELWDAETGLIQRKVSYSKIDDGISIDLVLDPLSSRFVVFKERSTGQNDAGLARDLQFGFSQNNAVFTTIDLTNDWEVSFDTAMGGPAIFKMKELTSWPEIDQDGIKYYAGTAAYSREFTIEEGLLLRAANVHVAFEDVQEIARILVNGKDYGMIWTPPYTANITRYLQPGTNKITMQVTNTWNNRIVGDFKNPEGKSYTSTNARSKFEQNSSLLRSGLIGKAQIIFTN, encoded by the coding sequence ATGAAAAGTAACCTGTTATTAAAATGGACCCGCCTGAGTATACTAATTGCAAGCGGAATATTTTTGCTCGTCCAGTGCGATAATCAAACAGCTGCCCCCATGATATTGGAGCAGGAATTTCTCCATCCGCCTGCCGAAAGCAGACCGTTGGCCCTATGGCCCTGGCTGAACGGTTTCGTCGATACGACCCAATTGGTATACGAACTGGAAGAAATGAAAAATAAAGGCATGCGGGGCGCCGTCATCTGGGATATTGGCGCACTGGCCGATCCCGATAAAATGATTCCGGAAGGGCCTGCTTTCCTCGGCGATCAATCATTAGAATATATTTCCCTTGCACTAAAGACGGCCGGCCGACTTGGCCTGGATCTAGGCATGGTGGCATCCAGCAGTTGGAACGCAGGTGGACCATGGGTAGAACAAGGAGACGCAAGTATGCAACTGCTTAGTTCCAGTCAGATCATTGAAGGCCCCTCCAGAGAGAGAATCGAAATAAAGAAACCGGAAAGTAGTCTAGGCAAAGTGTACCGCTATGCGTTAATCACCTCAATGGCCATTCCCTATTCCGAATCGAAGGTGATCGGCAACACGGGTCAGGTCATCCCGCTTGATGAATTAACCATCCAAGATAAGTTTATCGAATGGAAAGTGCCGGAAGGCAAATGGGAGATTTTGTCTTTTTTCATGTCCAATACCGGCCAAAATCTGGTTGTGCCCAGTCCCAACTCCGATGGGTTGATTATTGACCACCTGAGCCAAAAGGCAACCCAAAGTCACTTCGATAGTATGCTCGCCAGGCTTGAAAAAGTCAGTACGCCGGATAATCATATGAAGTTCCTGATGCTTGACAGCTATGAAGTCTGGCCGATGAAAGATTGGTCGCCTCTTTTATTGGACGAATTTCTGGCCCGTTATGAATATGACCCAAGGCCTTTTGTGCCCCTCCTGTTGGGATATAGCAGTAAAGACAGCGTGATGGACGAGCGATTTCAAGCCGATTATAGCCGACTGGTGAGCGATATGATGGTTGAAAACCATTTTGGGCAATCGGTAAAAATCGCGGACCAATATGGAATCGAGATGCTAACGGAGGCTGGGCATGGCGGTTATCCCAGGGTCGATCCACTCAAAGCACTTGGCCACTCCCATATTCCAATGGGAGAATTCTGGAACCGGAGGTGGTTTTGGGTGACCAAAGAAGCGGCCAGCGCCGCGCATATCTATGGAAAAAAATTGGTGGCGGCTGAATCGCTGACAGGGTGGAATCACTGGCAGCACGGTCCGGCCGACTTTAAACAGCTCATTGATATCGCCTTTTGTCAGGGCCTCAACCAGGTCGTTTTCCACACTTTTGCGCACAACCCTGGGATGGCCGGCAAGCCGGGATTTGTCTATCACGCCGGCGAACACATCAATGTAAACACCACCTGGTGGGATATGGCGCGGCCTTTTATGGACTATATCAGCAGATGTTCTTACCTATTGAGGCAAGGGAACTTCTTGGCAGACGCTTGTCTATACTACGGCGACCAGGCGCCCAACCTGGTCCCGCCCAAACGCATAGACCCCAACATTACGCCGAGGTACTCTGGTGAACACCAATGCCTGCATTGTGGGAAACCAAAACCAGTCGATCCGGGGGAAACGGCAGGTTACGATTATGATTACATGAATGCCGATATCATAACGACGGCTATGCAAGTAGAAGATGGAAGGCTGGTCCTGCCGTCTGGTCAATCGTACCGGGTGATGTTGTTGCCAGACCGGGTCGATATATCGCTGGAAGTTATTAAAAGGCTGGAAAAACTGGTCTACGACGGTGCCGTGATCGTCGGCCCGAAACCCGAAAGATCGACTTCATTGAAAAACTACCCGGATTGTGATGTGGAGGTAAAATCCATCGCTGACAAATTATGGGGTAAGGCGGATGGTAAAACGGTGTTCTCCAATAGTTATGGAAAAGGGACTGTCTATTGGGGAAAATCGCTAAAACAGGTACTGGAAGCACTAAACATTCGTCCCGATTTTGAAGTGGAAGGCATCAATAATACAGACCATCATATAGACTATATTCATCGCCGGACGGAAATGGAAGAGATCTATTTCGTTTCCAACAGCAGCCAGGTTCAGGAACGGGTGACTTGTACATTTAGGGTGAATCCAAATTGGATCCCGGAGTTGTGGGATGCGGAAACCGGATTGATTCAAAGAAAAGTAAGCTACTCAAAAATTGATGATGGAATTAGTATTGACCTGGTATTGGACCCACTGTCCTCCAGGTTTGTCGTCTTTAAGGAACGGTCAACCGGGCAAAATGATGCCGGGTTAGCCAGGGATCTACAGTTTGGGTTCTCCCAAAACAACGCTGTTTTCACCACAATAGACTTGACAAATGATTGGGAAGTAAGCTTCGATACGGCAATGGGCGGACCAGCAATCTTTAAAATGAAGGAATTAACAAGTTGGCCGGAAATTGACCAGGATGGCATAAAATATTATGCAGGAACCGCCGCATACTCCAGGGAATTTACCATTGAAGAGGGCTTGCTCTTAAGAGCGGCGAACGTTCACGTTGCTTTTGAGGACGTCCAGGAAATTGCGAGGATTTTGGTCAACGGTAAAGACTATGGAATGATCTGGACTCCTCCTTATACTGCAAATATTACCCGCTACCTCCAACCAGGAACCAACAAAATTACGATGCAAGTGACCAATACCTGGAACAACCGGATTGTGGGTGATTTTAAAAACCCGGAAGGGAAATCCTATACCAGCACAAATGCCAGGTCTAAGTTTGAGCAAAACAGTTCCTTGTTGAGGTCGGGCTTGATCGGCAAGGCACAAATAATTTTTACGAACTAA
- a CDS encoding sulfatase, with protein MKELTFVISTITLVVFLSGCKDPVAEKPNIIFILTDDQRWDALGYAGNTIIQTPNMDELARSGLYFRNAFVTTPICAASRASLFTGLYERTHDYTFGKPNLKDEYMYESYPYLLRKAGYQTGFVGKFGIKVNEGMEDSLFNKRVKTSFPYLKEVDGEVVHLADINGNHAIDFIQSNKDSPFCLSLSFWSPHADDGAEEQYFWAKYTDSLYAEDTIPLAETADPAFFDALPEFLKTSMNRKRWYWRYDTPEKHQKMVKGYYKMISTVDHVIGRIRTVLEAEGLADNTVIIFMGDNGYFLGERGYAGKWTLHEHSIRVPLIIYDPRQPESERGKSLEEMVLNVDITPTILQLAGLEIPQRYHGESLTAFYGQIPKKWRSSIFLEHRLEGNPLLIKTDGIRDDTWKFIRYDDHPEFIELYNHQEDPNETKNLAYEREYAEIVKNYQQVCDSIAGHLMVQRK; from the coding sequence ATGAAAGAATTAACATTCGTCATATCAACCATAACCCTGGTCGTATTTTTATCAGGATGTAAAGACCCGGTAGCCGAAAAACCCAATATTATCTTCATCCTGACCGATGATCAGCGTTGGGATGCCCTCGGTTACGCTGGAAATACGATTATCCAGACCCCGAATATGGATGAATTAGCCAGATCGGGTCTCTATTTTCGGAATGCCTTCGTTACTACTCCAATCTGTGCCGCCAGCCGGGCCTCTTTGTTTACCGGATTATACGAGCGCACCCACGATTACACCTTTGGGAAACCTAATCTGAAAGACGAATATATGTATGAGAGCTATCCCTATTTATTGCGGAAAGCTGGCTATCAAACTGGGTTTGTTGGTAAGTTCGGCATCAAAGTTAATGAAGGGATGGAAGATTCCTTATTTAATAAGCGTGTCAAAACGTCATTTCCCTATTTAAAAGAAGTAGATGGGGAAGTCGTACATTTGGCGGACATTAACGGCAATCATGCCATCGATTTCATCCAATCAAACAAAGACTCGCCATTTTGCCTCTCCCTTTCCTTTTGGTCGCCCCATGCCGATGACGGCGCCGAAGAGCAGTATTTCTGGGCGAAGTATACCGATAGCTTATATGCCGAGGATACCATTCCACTTGCGGAAACGGCAGATCCGGCTTTTTTTGACGCCCTCCCCGAATTTTTAAAAACCAGTATGAACCGTAAACGGTGGTATTGGCGGTACGACACGCCAGAAAAACATCAGAAAATGGTGAAAGGATATTATAAGATGATCAGCACCGTTGACCATGTAATCGGCAGGATACGAACTGTACTGGAAGCAGAAGGGCTGGCTGATAATACCGTGATCATATTCATGGGTGACAATGGGTACTTTCTAGGAGAACGGGGATATGCCGGTAAGTGGACCTTACACGAGCATTCCATCCGGGTTCCGCTGATCATCTACGATCCCCGACAACCCGAATCGGAACGAGGCAAATCGTTGGAGGAAATGGTATTGAACGTGGATATTACACCGACCATCCTCCAACTCGCCGGCCTTGAAATTCCTCAAAGGTATCACGGGGAAAGCTTGACCGCTTTTTATGGGCAAATCCCGAAAAAATGGCGTTCTTCCATCTTTTTAGAACATCGCCTTGAAGGGAATCCCCTTTTGATAAAGACCGATGGCATCCGCGACGATACCTGGAAATTTATCAGGTACGACGATCACCCTGAATTCATAGAATTGTACAATCATCAGGAAGACCCAAACGAAACAAAAAACCTTGCTTACGAAAGGGAATATGCTGAAATTGTCAAGAATTATCAACAGGTATGTGATTCTATTGCCGGTCATTTAATGGTGCAGAGGAAATAA
- a CDS encoding sulfatase-like hydrolase/transferase: MTTLQNLRIVILLFLQLVILASCFQNKQDPETRPNILFILADDLGYGDVACYNPDSKVPTPNLDKLATQGMRFTDAHSPSTVCTPTRYSILTGQMAFRTGMKSVFVGVGGPCLIEENRLTLPQMLRDQGYATACFGKWHIGMTFYDENGDTIRDRSVKGVQQIDYTRPIPDGPIHRGFDQFYGTVSCPTTDWLYAYVDGDRIPVPATQLLDKSKLPKHPYANDCRHGMVADNFDHEAVDLVFLEKSKHFLEQHVKNNPEKPFFLYHSMQAVHLPSFAAAPFKGKTNSGPHGDFIFEMDYIVGELLQTLKRLGVAENTLVMFASDNGPEVPTVLDMRKTHNHDGASPWRGVKRDQWEGGHRTPFIVRWPGKVKANSTSDQLMSLTDVMATCAKIVGAKLPDDAAEDSYNMLPVFMGTQGNKPVRQYLLQQTISLAMSIRDGNWKYLDHQGSGGNNYDRPGEWGMNSYKLEDTDPDAPGQLYNLETDPGETTNLYSKYPEKVAKMKAKLEEFKKSGRSIPWLR; this comes from the coding sequence ATGACTACGCTACAAAACCTAAGAATTGTCATTCTGCTATTTTTACAACTTGTTATCCTAGCGTCCTGTTTTCAAAACAAACAAGACCCCGAAACCCGACCCAACATCCTTTTCATCCTCGCCGATGATCTCGGATACGGAGACGTTGCCTGCTACAATCCCGACTCAAAGGTCCCTACTCCAAATCTGGACAAGCTCGCCACGCAAGGTATGCGATTCACCGATGCCCACAGCCCGTCGACCGTCTGCACCCCGACGCGCTACAGCATCCTCACTGGGCAGATGGCTTTCCGTACGGGCATGAAGAGTGTATTTGTCGGTGTGGGCGGCCCTTGCTTGATCGAGGAGAATCGCCTGACCCTGCCGCAAATGTTACGTGATCAGGGTTATGCCACTGCGTGTTTTGGCAAATGGCATATCGGCATGACCTTCTACGACGAAAACGGCGATACCATCAGGGATCGCAGCGTAAAGGGGGTTCAACAGATCGATTATACCCGCCCGATCCCCGACGGACCCATCCATCGCGGCTTTGACCAATTCTATGGAACCGTTTCTTGCCCGACGACAGACTGGCTTTATGCCTACGTCGATGGAGACCGCATCCCAGTTCCGGCAACCCAACTGCTCGACAAGAGCAAACTGCCGAAGCATCCCTACGCCAATGACTGCCGCCACGGTATGGTGGCTGACAATTTCGACCACGAAGCGGTGGACTTGGTCTTTCTCGAAAAGAGCAAGCATTTTCTTGAACAGCATGTGAAGAACAATCCCGAAAAACCCTTCTTTCTCTATCATTCGATGCAGGCCGTCCATCTGCCGTCCTTTGCTGCCGCCCCCTTCAAAGGTAAGACCAACTCAGGTCCTCATGGGGATTTTATTTTCGAAATGGACTACATTGTCGGAGAACTGCTACAGACACTCAAACGTCTAGGCGTAGCGGAAAATACCCTGGTGATGTTTGCCAGCGATAATGGCCCAGAAGTGCCTACGGTCCTGGATATGCGAAAAACCCACAACCACGATGGCGCCAGCCCCTGGCGAGGGGTGAAACGCGACCAGTGGGAGGGAGGGCATCGCACTCCTTTCATCGTACGCTGGCCGGGAAAGGTTAAAGCCAACAGCACCAGCGATCAGCTGATGAGCCTTACCGATGTGATGGCTACCTGCGCGAAGATCGTTGGAGCGAAGTTGCCCGACGACGCTGCCGAAGACAGCTACAATATGTTGCCGGTTTTCATGGGCACTCAAGGGAACAAGCCGGTCCGGCAGTATCTATTACAGCAGACAATCTCATTGGCCATGTCGATCCGAGATGGCAACTGGAAATATTTAGATCACCAGGGCTCCGGAGGCAATAATTACGACCGCCCAGGGGAGTGGGGTATGAATTCATACAAACTGGAAGACACCGATCCCGACGCCCCCGGCCAACTTTACAACCTGGAGACCGATCCCGGTGAAACGACAAATCTCTACAGTAAATATCCGGAGAAAGTAGCAAAAATGAAGGCTAAACTGGAGGAGTTTAAAAAAAGTGGGCGGAGTATTCCATGGTTGAGATAG
- a CDS encoding RagB/SusD family nutrient uptake outer membrane protein, giving the protein MKNIFYITILSIGIAMVFGSCKKEFLNLTPADQISDPEFWKSPQDMELYLNGLYSVLPGWRLSGSGGNPLLDAGTDLAIAVGLWLPTKNRLDGAINVPSSGGGWNWTDVRNVNYFLDNADRVPDGGLKDHYVGEAYFFRAWNYFTLLIQFGDLPIITKTLSPNDEDILFGSRSSRTEIANFIISDLDMAISKLKKKNEVPAQRISRDIAYLLQARVGLYEGTWEKYHQNDAFKGTTNGSAFLTKAAEAAKAVIDGGTYSLATGDPNQVYYELFNQINLSSNNEILLWRGYSAAQGDQFTNQLWNWPHGSGYTQDMIRMYLCTDGLPIALSQLYQGENDIRDVIQNRDPRLVQSVMNPGDPILINLQNDTTKYTLPILGGAQNDPTGYESQKYRRPQLDPATSNQSGELAYIIFRYAEALLIYAEARAELGQLTQADVDLTINKLRARVGMPSMTLASIPTDPNWPDYGYSLPDYLHEIRRERAVELLTEGFRFDDLMRWAAHKLFVDKRPKGAYYSAELNAAFPNLTVDENNFLDPYKTALNGPNGGWGFNPAKNYLMPIPINELTVNTALKQNPGW; this is encoded by the coding sequence ATGAAAAACATATTTTATATAACAATATTATCCATTGGCATTGCAATGGTTTTCGGTTCGTGTAAAAAAGAATTTCTGAATTTAACGCCGGCGGATCAGATTTCGGATCCCGAATTCTGGAAGTCCCCCCAGGACATGGAACTATATCTCAACGGGCTCTATTCGGTACTTCCTGGGTGGCGACTAAGCGGATCCGGAGGCAATCCGCTACTGGATGCGGGAACGGATTTGGCCATTGCGGTCGGATTGTGGTTACCTACCAAAAATCGACTGGATGGAGCAATAAATGTTCCTTCCAGCGGCGGTGGATGGAACTGGACGGATGTGCGTAATGTCAACTATTTTCTGGACAATGCGGACCGCGTGCCAGATGGCGGATTGAAGGATCACTACGTCGGGGAGGCTTATTTTTTCAGGGCATGGAATTACTTTACCCTGCTCATACAATTTGGCGACCTCCCTATCATAACAAAAACACTTTCTCCGAATGATGAAGATATATTATTCGGCTCGCGCAGTTCGAGAACAGAGATAGCGAATTTTATCATCAGCGACCTGGATATGGCTATTTCAAAACTGAAAAAAAAGAATGAAGTTCCGGCACAACGAATAAGCAGGGATATTGCTTATTTGCTCCAGGCAAGAGTAGGCCTCTACGAAGGCACCTGGGAAAAATACCATCAGAATGATGCCTTTAAAGGAACTACGAACGGCAGTGCATTTCTTACGAAAGCAGCCGAGGCTGCAAAAGCAGTGATAGATGGCGGGACTTATTCGCTGGCAACTGGAGATCCGAACCAGGTCTATTATGAGCTTTTTAATCAAATAAATTTAAGCTCCAATAATGAAATATTATTATGGAGGGGTTATAGCGCAGCACAAGGCGACCAATTTACCAATCAATTGTGGAACTGGCCGCATGGTTCGGGATATACCCAGGATATGATACGCATGTATCTTTGTACCGATGGGTTGCCCATTGCACTTAGCCAACTCTACCAAGGGGAGAATGATATTAGGGATGTCATTCAAAACCGTGACCCCAGGTTAGTACAAAGTGTAATGAATCCCGGCGATCCGATTCTGATTAATTTGCAAAATGACACCACAAAATATACGCTTCCTATTTTGGGAGGCGCGCAAAACGACCCAACCGGGTACGAATCACAGAAATACCGCCGCCCACAGCTAGATCCTGCCACCAGTAATCAGAGTGGGGAACTTGCCTATATTATCTTTAGATATGCGGAAGCTTTGTTGATATATGCAGAAGCCAGAGCAGAATTGGGTCAACTAACGCAGGCTGATGTAGATTTGACCATTAACAAGTTAAGAGCCAGAGTAGGTATGCCCTCTATGACATTGGCTTCTATCCCAACCGACCCCAACTGGCCTGATTATGGGTATTCACTGCCAGATTATTTGCACGAAATCAGAAGAGAGCGCGCAGTAGAGCTTCTAACGGAGGGGTTCCGCTTTGATGACCTGATGCGCTGGGCAGCTCATAAATTATTTGTAGATAAAAGACCTAAAGGGGCTTATTATTCTGCGGAGTTAAATGCAGCATTCCCAAACTTAACGGTGGATGAGAATAATTTTCTTGACCCTTATAAAACAGCCCTCAACGGGCCCAACGGAGGATGGGGATTTAATCCCGCCAAAAACTACCTGATGCCCATCCCAATCAATGAATTAACAGTGAACACAGCTTTGAAACAGAATCCGGGCTGGTAA